AGGCGAACGCTGGGCCCTGCTCCACGTCACGGACAAGACCGGCATCGTGGAGCTCGCCTGGCAGCTCCAGTCGCTCGGCTTCAAGTTCATCGCGGACCAAAGCACGGCCGCGACCCTGCGCCAGGCCGAGCTGGAAGTCTCGGAGGTCCGCTCGCATCCGGGCCTGCTGCGCTCCTTGGCGGCCTCGGGAGAGACCGGCATCAAGGAGAAGTCCGCGCGCGTCCCGTCCGTCGAGCTGGTGGCCATCAACCTCTATCCCCTGGCCGAGCTGGCGGCCTCCGAGCTCTCCCAGGCCGAGACCCTCGCCTACGTGGACGCCGAGGCCCCGGCCCTGCTGCGCGCCGCCGCGCGCAGCTTCCGGCAGGTCATCTGCCTCTGCGACCCCCAGGATTACGGACAGACTTTAGACGTTTTGCGTCAGCACGGCGACCTCAGCTTCGAGCGCCGCCAAGCCCTGGCCGCCAAGGCCTTCCACTACACCGCCTACTACGATTCCACCGTGGCCCAATACCTCGGCAGCCGCTGGGAGAAGCTCCCGCAGGAGCTGGTCATGGGCCTGCGCAAGAGCGCGGAGCTCGGCTACGGTGAGAACCCCCACCAGCAAGGCGCGCTCTACGCCTTGAGCGGGGCCCGGCCCTGGGGCATCAACCAGGCCAGCCTCGTCTACGGCCGGCCCCTGTCCTTCAACCACTACTTCGACCTCGACACGGCCTGGGAGCTCGCGGGCGAGTTCACCGAACCGGCTTGCGCCATCGTCAAGCACGGGGTCCCGGCCGGGACCGCGGTGTCCAAGAGCCTGGCCGAGGCGGCCAAGCTCGCCTACCGCGGCGACCCCCACGGCTGCCTGGGCGGCACGGCCGCGGTCAACCGCGAGGTCGACGAGGAGGCCGCCGCCTGGTTCGCCGAGGAGACGGTCAACTGCATCGCGGCGCCCGGCTTCTCGGCCAAGGCGCTGCTGGCCTTGAAGGCGAAGAAGGACATCCGCCTGGTCACCTTGCCCTCGACCTTGATCTCGGCGCACGAGCTGGACTTCCGTTCCGTGGCCGGCGGGGTCCTGGTCCAGGACCGGGACCACCAGAGCCTGCCCGAAGCCTTGAAGGTCACGACCAAGCGGCAGG
The DNA window shown above is from Elusimicrobiota bacterium and carries:
- the purH gene encoding bifunctional phosphoribosylaminoimidazolecarboxamide formyltransferase/IMP cyclohydrolase, with translation MSHKGERWALLHVTDKTGIVELAWQLQSLGFKFIADQSTAATLRQAELEVSEVRSHPGLLRSLAASGETGIKEKSARVPSVELVAINLYPLAELAASELSQAETLAYVDAEAPALLRAAARSFRQVICLCDPQDYGQTLDVLRQHGDLSFERRQALAAKAFHYTAYYDSTVAQYLGSRWEKLPQELVMGLRKSAELGYGENPHQQGALYALSGARPWGINQASLVYGRPLSFNHYFDLDTAWELAGEFTEPACAIVKHGVPAGTAVSKSLAEAAKLAYRGDPHGCLGGTAAVNREVDEEAAAWFAEETVNCIAAPGFSAKALLALKAKKDIRLVTLPSTLISAHELDFRSVAGGVLVQDRDHQSLPEALKVTTKRQATELEMHSLRLAWQVAKHSRTHAVVLARGGQTVGIGSGQTSRLDAVRLALQKSRERHPILSEDLPIVLASDGALCADHVLEAARAGVKAVIQPGFSSEDEEATKACDLHGLAMAFTGVRHFRH